The following are encoded together in the Phaseolus vulgaris cultivar G19833 chromosome 9, P. vulgaris v2.0, whole genome shotgun sequence genome:
- the LOC137822321 gene encoding uncharacterized protein, with protein MDSTANNNNDISEEHRTILQTLQIQMQELLQKGVIDQLRQDEERKRREEERQQHAEEIAQLKEQNKRLLDRLEQSEREGHSRAPSPSPFQSGTRTIAQAIPHTSLVQHTRQSAKPVTPNEVANPKGHPFTDDIIATPLPDKWRGLTINLYDGSTDEHLNIFRTQMTLYTTDRTVWCKVFPTSLREGPLGWFSDLPPNSIASFDALELKFTTQYATSRPHRTSSMSLLNVKQERRESLRTFMNRFSKVCMNIRNLNPEIAMHHLVSAILPGRFTESLIKRPPCNMDELRTRATKFMQIEEHIDYHRKTYAENTDNSKGIRPPTIPTDRERHRPNRGPRFHNYTPLIVPRGKVLDEALQIELIPTLRPSQTPPNADTSKRCQYHRNYGHTTEGCQALKDKIEELVQAGHLRKFVKTTITAPRSPQRDHDPRERSGRRDDRTRDNHYRSSRRKRSESPIRRTRPKSESPERRSRTKQKVRTVINTIAGPVSLGQPPQEINYIAGGFAGGGCSNSARKKHLRAIQSVHSTPTQRRPHIPPITFTYEDFTAIDPSQDDPMVITVEIDKFAIAKVLVDQGSSVDILYWETFKKMKIPEAEIQPYNEQIVGFSGEKVDTKGFIDLYTTFGDDYLSKTINIRYLLVNANTSYNILLGRPSINRLKAIVSTPHLAMKFPSVNGDIATVHIDQKTARECYVASLKVEPTRRLYTTSAERTTERRGRSTERRSRGRESRRHLVALVDLDPRLDDPRMEAGEDLQPIFLRDKDRKTYMGTSLKPDDRETIGKTLTKNADLFAWTAADMPGVKLDVITHRLSVYTEARPIAQKKRKLGEERRKAAREETDKLIQAGFIQKAHYTTWLANVVMVKKTNGKWRMCVDYTDLNKACPKDSYPLPTIDRLVDGAAGHQILSFLDAYSGYNQIQMYHRDREKTAFRTDSDNFFYEVMPFGLKNAGATYQRLMDHVFHDMIGRNVEVYVDDIVVKSDSCEQHVSDLKEVFQALRQYRMRLNPEKCAFGVEGGKFLGFMLTHRGIEANPEKCKAITEMRSPNGLKEIQRLVGRLTSLSRFVPKLAERTRPIIKLLKKTSKFEWTDECEQNFQQLKAFLASPPVIQKPNAREPIVVYLAVSNEAVSSALVQEIKAEERPVYFVSRVLHDAETRYQMVEKVAFALVITARRMRMYFQNHKVIVRTNYPIMKILTKPDLAG; from the coding sequence ATGGACTCAACGGCAAACAACAACAATGATATCTCCGAAGAGCATAGGACCATACTCCAAACCCTCCAGATTCAGATGCAGGAGTTACTCCAAAAAGGAGTCATCGATCAACTTCGCCAGgatgaagaaaggaaaagacGAGAAGAAGAGCGTCAACAACACGCAGAGGAGATAGCACAATTGAAAGAACAGAACAAGAGATTGTTGGATAGACTTGAGCAATCTGAACGCGAAGGGCATTCACGTGCACCTTCTCCATCACCGTTCCAATCAGGAACAAGAACAATAGCCCAGGCTATACCTCACACGTCACTCGTTCAACACACCCGTCAGAGTGCAAAGCCAGTAACCCCAAACGAGGTAGCAAACCCGAAAGGCCATCCGTTCACTGATGACATCATAGCCACTCCTCTCCCTGACAAGTGGAGGGGCCTAACGATAAACCTTTATGACGGTTCCACAGACGAACATCTGAATATATTTAGAACTCAAATGACCCTTTACACAACCGACCGAACGGTATGGTGTAAAGTCTTCCCCACCTCTCTCAGGGAAGGCCCCCTTGGATGGTTTTCGGACCTTCCACCCAATTCCATTGCAAGCTTCGACGCTTTGGAATTGAAGTTCACCACGCAATACGCCACAAGTAGACCTCATCGGACATCCTCCATGTCTCTTCTAAATGTCAAACAAGAAAGGAGAGAATCATTGAGAACATTCATGaacagatttagcaaagtgtgtATGAACATTCGTAATCTTAATCCAGAAATAGCCATGCATCATTTGGTCTCGGCCATACTACCAGGAAGGTTCACTGAAAGCCTTATCAAACGACCTCCGTGCAATATGGATGAATTAAGAACAAGAGCAACAAAGTTCATGCAGATAGAAGAACATATTGACTACCATCGAAAAACTTATGCTGAGAACACGGACAATAGCAAAGGAATTCGTCCCCCCACAATACCGACCGACCGAGAACGACATCGCCCCAATAGGGGACCCCGTTTCCACAACTACACTCCCTTGATTGTACCAAGGGGTAAGGTTCTCGACGAAGCACTGCAGATTGAATTGATTCCGACATTGAGGCCATCACAAACCCCTCCCAATGCCGACACCAGTAAACGTTGCCAATACCATCGTAACTATGGCCACACGACCGAAGGATGCCAAGCActgaaagataaaattgaagagCTCGTCCAGGCCGGTCATCTGCGCAAGTTCGTGAAAACCACCATCACTGCACCCAGGTCACCCCAGCGTGATCATGATCCCCGCGAACGTTCGGGACGAAGAGACGACCGGACCCGTGACAACCACTATCGTTCAagcagaagaaaaagaagcGAAAGTCCGATCAGACGAACGAGGCCTAAAAGCGAAAGCCCTGAACGTAGAAGTCGAACTAAACAAAAAGTTCGCACAGTCATCAATACAATCGCTGGACCGGTGTCGCTCGGTCAGCCCCCTcaagaaattaattacattGCAGGCGGCTTTGCGGGTGGAGGATGCTCTAATTCGGCAAGGAAAAAACATTTGAGAGCAATTCAATCCGTTCATTCGACTCCCACACAACGCCGACCGCATATACCACCAATCACTTTCACTTACGAAGACTTCACAGCAATCGATCCATCTCAAGATGACCCCATGGTAATAACTGTGGAGATAGATAAATTTGCAATTGCAAAAGTTTTGGTAGATCAGGGTAGCTCGGTCGACATCCTATATTGGGAAACGTTTAAGAAGATGAAGATTCCAGAAGCAGAGATACAACCCTACAACGAGCAGATAGTTGGTTTCTCAGGGGAAAAAGTGGATACGAAAGGATTTATCGATCTATACACCACGTTCGGGGATGATTACCTCAGCAAGACCATCAACATACGATATCTACTCGTTAATGCCAATACATCGTACAATATTTTGCTCGGTCGACCATCTATCAACAGATTGAAAGCCATTGTCTCAACTCCTCATTTAGCTATGAAGTTCCCCTCGGTCAATGGAGACATAGCAACCGTACATATAGACCAGAAGACAGCACGAGAGTGTTATGTAGCTAGCCTGAAGGTGGAGCCGACCCGAAGGCTTTATACCACGTCTGCCGAACGGACCACAGAGCGAAGAGGTCGGTCAACAGAAAGACGCTCCAGAGGAAGAGAATCTAGAAGACACTTGGTCGCTTTAGTCGATCTAGATCCTCGACTGGATGATCCCCGAATGGAAGCAGGAGAAGATCTTCAACCCATATTCCTTCGGGACAAAGACCGAAAAACATACATGGGAACATCCCTCAAACCAGACGACCGAGAGACGATCGgtaaaacattaacaaagaACGCTGATCTTTTCGCCTGGACGGCTGCAGACATGCCAGGGGTAAAATTAGATGTGATTACCCATCGATTGTCTGTTTATACGGAGGCCAGGCCGATCgctcaaaagaaaaggaaactagGTGAAGAACGGCGGAAAGCCGCACGAGAAGAAACCGACAAGCTAATTCAAGCTGGTTTTATTCAAAAGGCCCACTATACGACATGGCTAGCCAATGTAGTGATGGTAAAAAAGacgaatggaaaatggagaatgtgcgtagACTACACAGACCTTAACAaagcgtgcccaaaggactcgtatcctctACCTACTATCGACCGGCTGGTCGACGGTGCAGCCGGTCATCAAATCCTAAGTTTCCTTGATGCTTATTCAGGTtacaatcaaatacaaatgtacCACCGTGATCGAGAAAAAACCGCGTTTAGAACAGATTCTGATAATTTCTTCTATGAAGTCATGCCGTTCGGCCTCAAGAATGCAGGAGCCACATACCAACGACTCATGGATCACGTATTCCACGACATGATCGGTCGGAATGTAGAAGTATACGTTGACGACATCGTCGTCAAATCAGACTCTTGCGAACAACATGTTTCTGACTTAAAAGAGGTTTTTCAAGCCTTGCGTCAATACCGCATGCGTTTAAACCCGGAGAAGTGCGCGTTCGGCGTAGAAGGGGGAAAGTTcttaggcttcatgctcacacATCGGGGTATAGAGGCTAATCCAGAAAAATGCAAGGCAATCACCGAAATGCGAAGTCCCAACGGACTCAAAGAGATCCAGAGACTAGTCGGCCGTCTCACTTCGTTGTCTCGATTCGTACCTAAGCTTGCCGAACGAACGAGACCCATCATAAAACTTCTGAAGAAGACAAGTAAATTTGAATGGACAGATGAATGTGAACAAAATTTCCAACAGTTAAAAGCATTTCTGGCATCCCCAccggtcatccagaaaccgAACGCACGGGAACCCATTGTGGTCTACCTCGCCGTCTCCAATGAAGCGGTGAGTTCCGCTCTGGTACAAGAAATTAAAGCGGAAGAACGACCGGTATATTTTGTAAGTCGAGTCTTACATGACGCAGAAACCCGGTACCAAATGGTCGAAAAAGTTGCCTTCGCTTTGGTCATCACCGCACGACGGATGCGGATGTATTTCCAAAATCACAAGGTCATTGTTAGGACTAACTATCCCATTATGAAGATTCTCACCAAACCTGACCTCGCCGGATGA
- the LOC137822322 gene encoding probable WRKY transcription factor 45 has product MEKHQVMLPTASTSLIPLSSHFKHVQKERSLVDVVYEGYQWRKYGKKIVKNNSFPSVYPVHPQPTCKS; this is encoded by the exons ATGGAGAAACACCAAGTGATGCTCCCTACCGCATCTACATCATTAATACCTTTATCATCTCATTTTAAACATGTTCAGAAAGAG AGGAGTCTTGTTGATGTTGTGTATGAAGGGTACCAGTGGAGAAAAtatgggaaaaagatagtgaaAAACAACAGTTTCCCAAG TGTTTATCCTGTTCATCCTCAGCCAACGTGTAAATCTTAA